A portion of the Sulfurospirillum diekertiae genome contains these proteins:
- a CDS encoding MFS transporter, with translation MSNQQKIYLLAFMSFLVGTSQYIIVGVLDQIATSLNISLSKAGQLVSVYALASAIGAPLIIMVTARMSQKAQLILSLIIFIIGIFAMLLFQSYLLIVISRMIIGAGAGVFIVIAYGISAQLAEKGKQGVAMANIAMGFSLALVLGIPLGRMITAVANWQTIFWMIGILSLLCLVVVHKSIPKTLSQTPIALRVQLAYLKQPKILSALGVTFLFFISYAVINTYIMPLLFSIRTISEHEISTILLALGITSFIGTKLAGFLADHVGIAPTLIGSMLLSCVMLVLLLLVSHSLILTSLLLLIWISAAWTFGPAQSIHLAFIAPETSGILLSLNISFVQFGFATGAALGGISIAHLPIHSLYGIAIFFCVNGTLSVTLFAKMALKILYTYERVIIFSQGVFDGHIPSTLQRRTHSNYFGKMC, from the coding sequence ATGAGCAACCAACAAAAAATCTACTTACTCGCTTTTATGAGTTTTTTGGTCGGCACTTCACAATATATTATTGTAGGGGTGCTAGACCAAATCGCCACTTCCTTAAATATTTCGCTTTCCAAAGCGGGTCAATTGGTCAGTGTTTATGCCCTTGCAAGCGCTATTGGTGCTCCGTTAATCATAATGGTAACGGCAAGAATGAGTCAAAAGGCACAGCTCATTCTCTCTTTGATTATCTTCATTATTGGTATCTTTGCGATGCTGTTGTTTCAAAGCTACCTTCTCATTGTCATCTCTCGTATGATTATAGGTGCGGGTGCGGGTGTGTTTATCGTCATCGCGTATGGTATCAGTGCGCAACTTGCCGAAAAAGGCAAACAAGGGGTTGCCATGGCAAATATCGCCATGGGCTTTAGCCTCGCTTTGGTTTTGGGAATTCCTCTAGGGCGTATGATTACGGCTGTGGCAAATTGGCAAACTATTTTTTGGATGATTGGTATTTTGAGTCTGCTCTGTTTGGTGGTGGTACATAAAAGTATTCCAAAAACACTTTCGCAGACGCCTATTGCTTTAAGGGTGCAACTGGCCTATCTAAAGCAGCCCAAAATTTTGTCGGCCCTTGGGGTGACGTTTCTCTTTTTTATCAGTTATGCCGTGATTAATACCTATATCATGCCACTTCTGTTTTCCATCCGTACAATCAGCGAACACGAAATCAGCACGATTTTATTAGCGCTGGGAATTACGAGTTTTATTGGAACAAAACTCGCAGGTTTTTTAGCCGATCATGTCGGCATTGCACCCACGCTCATAGGCAGTATGTTGCTTTCTTGTGTCATGCTTGTGCTGCTTCTTTTGGTGTCACATTCACTGATCTTGACATCGCTCTTACTTCTTATTTGGATAAGTGCCGCATGGACATTCGGTCCCGCACAGAGTATTCATTTAGCCTTTATTGCGCCTGAAACTTCTGGCATACTGCTGAGCCTGAATATTTCGTTTGTCCAATTTGGCTTTGCCACTGGTGCAGCACTGGGAGGCATCAGCATTGCCCATTTACCAATTCATTCTCTGTATGGTATCGCCATTTTTTTTTGTGTTAATGGCACTCTTTCTGTTACTCTTTTCGCGAAAATGGCATTGAAAATTCTTTATACCTATGAACGTGTTATAATTTTCT